AATCCGCACAATCCGCGATCGCATGGTATTACTCACACCGCTACGCTGCCTACCTGCTTCCAGCGCCATCACTTTGGTATAGAGGTCTAATTTGGCGGCCGGGATTTTAGAGCCATCGAGATCTAAGCCCTGAGCGATCGCGGCATCAACGGCATCTGCGCCTAAGGACTTGTTAGCTTCTGACATATTTTTTAATTATTTTTGGTTATGAGATTAGTTGTTAGATTAAAAGAATTAAGCAATTAAAAATCAAGATCCCAAAGCTGGAATCAAGTCTAGTAGACCCAAAAGATGTAACTGCTATATCGCCACATTAATCTTTAACAAGATCGGCAACAGCCTGGGGAAATTAACGATCGATCGCTGCCGATCCTGCGATCACAATGCCCAAAACTAACAAAACTACTGGTAACGAATACCCGCTTCGGTCATGCGTTTGATTGCCTCATGGATGCGATCGTCCTCAACCGTGAGCGCAATCCGAAAATAGCCTTCGCCATATTCACCATAGCCATTGCCCGGTGGCACAATGATGCCGCATTTTTCCAATAGCAAAGTCACAAACTCCGTGGAAGTATAACCACTCGGCACCCTGGCCCAAATATACAGGGTGGCTTTGGGTGCTTCGATTTGCCAACCTAGCGATCGCAATCCTTCAATCACAATGTCACGGCGTTTTTGATAGACCGACATCAATGCTTGTAAATCTGCTTCGGAGGTTTGGAACGCCGCGATCGCCGCCCGTTGGATCGCCTTAAAGATGCCAGAGTCCACATTGGTTTTCACCTGACCTAGACCCTTGATCCCTTTGGCGCAACCAGCCACAAAGCCAACCCGCCAACCAGTCATGTTATAGGACTTGGAGCAGCTATGGTATTCGATCGCAATGTCGCGGGCTCCTTCCACTTGCAAGATGCTGGGCGGTTTATAGCCATCATAGGCCATTTCCGTGTAGGCATTGTCATGACAGAGCAGGATCTCATATTTCTTACAAAAATCCACCAGCTCCTTAAAGTATTCCAGGCTGGCCAATGCTCCGGTGGGGTTGTTGGGATAGTTAATCCACAGCAGCTTAGCTTTTTGGGCGATTTCGGTGGGGATTTTGCTCAAGTCTGGCAAGAAGCCATTTTCCTCAACCAACGGCATAGTGTGATAATCGCCGCCTGCAAAGATCGTCGCCGTGCGATAGACCGGATAGGCCGGATCGGGAATCAGGGTATAGTCACCTGGTTCGACAAAGGCCAGAAAAATATTATGGATCGCTTCCTT
The sequence above is a segment of the Pseudanabaena sp. PCC 7367 genome. Coding sequences within it:
- a CDS encoding small RNA NsiR4-regulated ssr1528 family protein; the encoded protein is MSEANKSLGADAVDAAIAQGLDLDGSKIPAAKLDLYTKVMALEAGRQRSGVSNTMRSRIVRIGAKHIAQDQLNQMLADADFAPLKDKEIAFYYGGK
- a CDS encoding LL-diaminopimelate aminotransferase — protein: MQFAKRLDKIPPYLFAEIDRKREELLAKGVDIINMGVGDPDKPTPDHVVKTAIEAIQDPSTHDYPPYKGTKEFRTAAADYMAKRFGVTGLDPDTEIVSSIGSKEAIHNIFLAFVEPGDYTLIPDPAYPVYRTATIFAGGDYHTMPLVEENGFLPDLSKIPTEIAQKAKLLWINYPNNPTGALASLEYFKELVDFCKKYEILLCHDNAYTEMAYDGYKPPSILQVEGARDIAIEYHSCSKSYNMTGWRVGFVAGCAKGIKGLGQVKTNVDSGIFKAIQRAAIAAFQTSEADLQALMSVYQKRRDIVIEGLRSLGWQIEAPKATLYIWARVPSGYTSTEFVTLLLEKCGIIVPPGNGYGEYGEGYFRIALTVEDDRIHEAIKRMTEAGIRYQ